A genomic segment from Candidatus Viadribacter manganicus encodes:
- a CDS encoding TolC family outer membrane protein, with protein sequence MRTLIVSLAALSAAIGTAQADTLAEAMTAAQESNPTLAAQRQRLRATREALPQALSAALPQISISGLASASDRDSDNPLLEGDRTETWSSSANISQLLFGSGRVLASTRAARAQIAGATADYEGARQQLLLDVTSAYANVRQAQAVVAARQTNVSNLQQLYEYAQAQFEAGVVTRTDEAQAQARFAQARTQLVQAQGAMAAAVEAYRRLVGHPPSDLQAPPAAAGLPMDLESALSTAVDNSPTLISAQADTRLADANVDAAAAQGRLNVTAEAGYSLGADFNDDTSESSNDTVGVRLSVPLFQGGAIRSRTRQQRALRSASNLDLAAIQRSVQEVVTNSWTGLASARSAVQSAREQVDAAALAYEGVRLEQETGLRSTVEVLDQVADLLTAQIALAQAERDLVVAERQLLAAVGTLDIPAGSGGLIEDNDELRGR encoded by the coding sequence ATGCGTACGTTGATCGTTTCACTCGCCGCGCTGAGCGCCGCCATAGGAACCGCGCAGGCGGATACGCTCGCGGAGGCCATGACCGCCGCCCAGGAATCGAACCCAACGCTCGCGGCGCAACGTCAGCGTTTGCGCGCGACCCGTGAGGCGCTGCCGCAGGCGCTCTCCGCAGCGTTGCCGCAAATTTCTATCTCAGGGTTGGCCAGCGCCAGTGACCGGGATTCCGACAATCCTTTGCTTGAAGGTGATCGCACGGAGACCTGGTCGAGCTCCGCCAACATTTCTCAACTTTTGTTCGGCTCTGGCCGCGTGCTTGCATCGACGCGCGCCGCGCGCGCTCAGATCGCAGGTGCAACGGCAGACTATGAGGGCGCGCGCCAGCAATTGCTGCTCGATGTGACGTCCGCTTACGCCAATGTGCGTCAAGCGCAGGCCGTGGTGGCCGCGCGCCAAACAAACGTCTCCAATCTCCAGCAATTGTATGAGTACGCACAGGCGCAGTTCGAAGCTGGCGTCGTGACGCGCACGGACGAGGCGCAAGCCCAAGCGCGCTTTGCACAAGCGCGTACGCAATTGGTGCAGGCGCAGGGTGCAATGGCGGCGGCAGTGGAAGCCTATCGCCGCTTGGTTGGTCATCCGCCATCAGATCTCCAGGCGCCGCCGGCAGCGGCGGGCTTGCCGATGGATCTCGAAAGCGCGCTTTCGACTGCCGTCGATAACAGCCCGACCTTGATCAGCGCACAGGCTGACACGCGTCTTGCTGACGCGAACGTTGATGCAGCCGCAGCGCAGGGCCGACTGAACGTAACGGCCGAGGCTGGCTATTCGCTCGGCGCCGATTTCAACGACGATACGTCGGAAAGTTCGAATGATACGGTAGGCGTGCGCCTTTCGGTGCCGCTGTTCCAGGGCGGCGCCATCCGTTCGCGCACCCGCCAACAACGCGCGCTTCGCTCCGCTTCGAATCTCGACCTCGCCGCGATACAGCGTTCGGTGCAGGAAGTGGTCACCAACTCCTGGACTGGCCTCGCGAGTGCACGATCCGCCGTGCAATCGGCGCGCGAGCAAGTCGACGCTGCAGCGCTCGCCTATGAGGGCGTGCGCCTGGAGCAGGAGACGGGCCTCCGATCCACTGTCGAAGTGCTCGACCAGGTGGCGGACTTGCTCACGGCTCAAATCGCGTTGGCGCAGGCTGAGCGTGACCTCGTCGTGGCGGAGCGGCAATTGCTGGCCGCCGTCGGCACGCTCGACATCCCGGCGGGCTCAGGCGGCCTGATTGAGGACAATGACGAGCTTCGCGGCCGCTGA
- a CDS encoding ABC transporter permease, with the protein MMRTSDLVASAGRALRANPMRSALTALGVIIGVASVVAMVALGSGAQTQVERSIASLGSNLLIVVPGAMRGGGGVRGQAGAGGGWDSLTINDAEAIAQLENVAVVAPSQRARAQVIANGLNWNPEVNGVTPDFLSARDWEIAQGRMFDETEERQARRIVVLGNTVAENLFPNMDPVGQTVRMNGGAYEVIGILESKGQSGFQDQDDIVLAPLTTVKRRIAGRRGRGDTVSQISVKAESEEVLNRLQEDVENLLRQRHRTREGEDDFTVQNLSSISETMAQTTGVFTALLGGISAVSLLVGGIGIMNIMLVSVTERTREIGLRKALGARQSDILNQFGLEAVTLSVAGGIIGLVIGVAGAWGMTTLFNLPLVVSPLNAGLAIAFSGLVGVVFGAYPAWRAAKLDPIEALRRE; encoded by the coding sequence ATGATGCGCACGTCTGATCTTGTTGCGAGCGCCGGTCGCGCACTGCGCGCCAATCCAATGCGTTCGGCGCTTACGGCGCTGGGCGTCATCATTGGCGTTGCCTCGGTTGTGGCGATGGTTGCCCTCGGCTCGGGCGCGCAAACCCAAGTAGAGCGTTCGATTGCGAGCCTGGGTTCGAACCTGCTCATTGTCGTGCCCGGCGCAATGCGCGGTGGCGGCGGCGTACGCGGGCAAGCGGGTGCTGGCGGCGGATGGGATTCGCTGACGATAAATGACGCCGAAGCGATCGCGCAGTTGGAAAACGTCGCTGTAGTAGCGCCCTCGCAGCGAGCGCGTGCGCAGGTTATCGCCAATGGTCTGAACTGGAACCCGGAAGTAAATGGCGTCACGCCCGATTTTCTCAGCGCGCGAGATTGGGAGATCGCCCAGGGGCGCATGTTTGACGAAACCGAAGAGCGCCAGGCGCGTCGCATCGTCGTGCTCGGCAACACCGTGGCCGAGAATCTCTTTCCGAACATGGATCCAGTCGGTCAGACGGTGCGCATGAATGGCGGCGCCTATGAAGTCATCGGTATTCTTGAGTCCAAAGGGCAATCGGGCTTCCAAGATCAGGACGACATCGTGCTGGCGCCGCTGACAACCGTGAAGCGCCGCATCGCGGGCCGGCGCGGGCGCGGCGACACTGTGAGTCAGATCTCGGTGAAGGCCGAGAGTGAGGAGGTGTTGAACCGCCTTCAGGAGGACGTCGAAAATCTGCTTCGTCAGCGCCACCGCACGCGCGAGGGCGAAGACGATTTCACGGTTCAGAACTTGAGCTCCATTAGCGAGACGATGGCTCAAACCACTGGCGTGTTCACTGCCCTTTTGGGGGGAATTTCCGCTGTTTCCCTCCTCGTAGGTGGTATTGGCATCATGAACATCATGCTGGTGAGTGTCACAGAACGGACACGCGAAATCGGTCTCCGCAAAGCCTTGGGCGCGCGGCAGTCAGATATTCTTAATCAGTTTGGCTTGGAGGCCGTCACCCTTTCCGTCGCGGGAGGGATTATCGGGTTAGTTATTGGCGTTGCTGGCGCTTGGGGAATGACAACACTATTTAACCTACCATTGGTGGTGTCGCCTTTAAATGCTGGGTTGGCGATCGCCTTTTCAGGTTTGGTCGGGGTCGTGTTTGGCGCGTATCCCGCATGGCGCGCAGCGAAACTCGATCCGATCGAGGCGTTGCGGCGGGAATGA
- a CDS encoding ABC transporter ATP-binding protein: MTTLIEATNLLKLYRMGEETVRALDGVSFNIPRGEYCAIVGPSGSGKSTLMNILGGLDTPSGGRITIAGNDIGKMSDDDLAVFRNQTIGFVFQSFNLLPRLTAWENVELPMIYGGVLPKERRERAAELLERVGLGQRMGHKPTQLSGGQQQRVAIARALAGRPALLLADEPTGALDTNTGIEILALFNQLNQEGATVVLVTHDHDVARATKRTIEMRDGHIVSDHLNDRDARHDAHV, translated from the coding sequence ATGACGACGCTGATCGAAGCGACGAATTTATTGAAGCTCTATCGCATGGGCGAGGAAACCGTGCGCGCGCTTGACGGGGTAAGCTTCAATATCCCGCGCGGTGAGTATTGCGCCATTGTCGGCCCGTCGGGATCGGGCAAATCGACGTTGATGAACATTCTCGGCGGACTTGACACGCCTAGCGGTGGACGCATCACGATTGCCGGAAACGACATTGGCAAGATGAGCGATGACGACCTTGCCGTGTTTCGCAACCAGACGATCGGTTTCGTATTTCAGAGCTTCAACCTGCTGCCACGCTTAACCGCCTGGGAGAACGTGGAGCTGCCCATGATATACGGCGGTGTGTTGCCGAAGGAGCGCAGGGAGCGGGCGGCGGAATTACTTGAACGTGTAGGGCTGGGCCAGCGCATGGGCCATAAGCCCACCCAGCTTTCGGGCGGCCAACAACAGCGCGTGGCCATCGCGCGTGCATTGGCGGGACGTCCCGCATTGTTGCTAGCCGACGAACCGACCGGGGCGCTCGACACCAACACTGGCATCGAAATTCTGGCGCTGTTCAATCAGCTCAACCAAGAGGGCGCGACGGTGGTGCTCGTCACCCACGATCACGACGTTGCGCGCGCCACCAAACGCACCATCGAGATGCGCGACGGCCACATTGTTTCGGATCATTTGAACGATCGGGATGCACGCCATGATGCGCACGTCTGA
- a CDS encoding efflux RND transporter periplasmic adaptor subunit, giving the protein MGLTAMKERVQSTASGLWAKRPGFLRGRNLFIAGGALGAVLIGWSVFGPKDDAEPYRTAALDRGAITRVVSATGTLQPLVSANVGATVSGPVQSVSVDFNSQVRAGQELARLDPTPFQQRIVQAQAQLAQAQAQAAVANSDYQRYQLLQQRGFASEQLMSQQRAARDTARAAVASASAQVATARTDLERSIIRSPIDGVVVDRQVNVGQPVASSLQAATLFTIAQDLSRLQANITVDEADIGEVQEGQAVQFTVDAFPDREFEGRVSQVRQQGVAESGVVSYTVVVEADNPGRILLPGMTANAEIVLEQRENVLRLPNTALRFRPADPELVAQAQALVGNGGRRGASGEAQAQTRGDGAQRGGQRGRGVAQIAESLQLDEQQRAAAQAAFENAMASTPRGQGGGDRRGAMRRVREQVIAAIEPSLTAAQRELLTQMRAGNGPRQEVRNQAVVWVLRNNRPTPVQVETGVGDNGFTLIHSGLNEGDEVIIGGGPQAETGNQGGPFGGGGRGAGGGVRIRGA; this is encoded by the coding sequence ATGGGACTGACGGCCATGAAGGAACGCGTGCAGAGCACGGCGTCCGGGCTCTGGGCTAAGCGCCCAGGGTTTTTGCGCGGCCGCAATCTCTTCATTGCCGGTGGCGCGTTAGGCGCGGTTCTGATTGGCTGGTCCGTGTTCGGTCCGAAGGATGACGCCGAGCCCTATCGCACAGCAGCGCTAGACCGCGGCGCGATTACGCGCGTTGTAAGTGCGACCGGCACGCTGCAGCCATTGGTGTCAGCAAATGTAGGTGCTACTGTCTCGGGCCCTGTGCAGAGCGTTTCGGTGGACTTCAATTCGCAAGTCCGCGCCGGGCAAGAGCTCGCGCGCCTTGATCCGACGCCATTCCAGCAACGCATCGTTCAGGCGCAAGCTCAACTCGCGCAAGCACAAGCGCAGGCTGCGGTCGCGAACTCTGATTACCAACGTTACCAATTGCTGCAGCAGCGCGGCTTTGCGTCCGAGCAGCTCATGTCGCAGCAACGCGCCGCGCGTGACACGGCGCGCGCGGCGGTCGCTTCTGCATCTGCGCAAGTTGCAACAGCGCGGACGGATTTGGAGCGTAGCATCATTCGCTCGCCCATAGATGGCGTCGTCGTTGATCGGCAAGTCAATGTCGGTCAGCCGGTCGCGTCGAGTTTGCAAGCCGCCACCCTGTTCACGATTGCGCAGGATCTCTCGCGCTTGCAGGCGAACATCACGGTCGACGAAGCCGACATCGGCGAAGTGCAAGAAGGGCAGGCGGTGCAATTTACCGTCGATGCTTTCCCGGATCGTGAGTTTGAAGGCCGTGTGAGCCAAGTGCGTCAGCAGGGCGTCGCGGAATCCGGCGTTGTCAGTTACACAGTGGTTGTCGAAGCCGATAACCCTGGCCGAATTTTGTTGCCGGGCATGACGGCGAATGCAGAGATCGTGCTCGAGCAGCGCGAAAACGTGCTCCGGTTGCCGAACACGGCATTGCGCTTCCGTCCCGCCGATCCTGAGCTTGTAGCTCAAGCCCAAGCGCTGGTCGGTAACGGTGGCCGGCGCGGCGCGTCTGGTGAAGCCCAGGCGCAAACGCGCGGCGACGGCGCACAGCGCGGCGGCCAGCGCGGGCGCGGCGTCGCGCAAATTGCAGAATCGCTGCAGCTCGATGAACAACAACGCGCGGCCGCGCAGGCGGCGTTTGAAAATGCGATGGCGTCAACCCCCCGCGGTCAGGGCGGCGGCGATCGGCGCGGCGCCATGCGGCGTGTGCGTGAGCAAGTTATTGCTGCGATTGAACCCTCGCTGACTGCGGCGCAGCGCGAGTTGTTGACGCAAATGCGCGCTGGCAACGGCCCGCGCCAAGAGGTTCGCAACCAGGCGGTCGTCTGGGTGCTGCGCAACAACAGGCCGACGCCGGTGCAGGTCGAGACCGGGGTTGGCGACAACGGCTTCACGCTCATTCATTCCGGCCTCAACGAAGGCGATGAAGTCATCATCGGTGGCGGTCCTCAGGCAGAGACCGGCAATCAAGGCGGCCCGTTCGGCGGCGGCGGACGTGGGGCGGGCGGCGGCGTTCGCATCCGGGGCGCGTGA